The following are encoded together in the Coregonus clupeaformis isolate EN_2021a chromosome 24, ASM2061545v1, whole genome shotgun sequence genome:
- the LOC121538356 gene encoding myosin-7 isoform X2 produces MEAFGNAKTLRNDNSSRFGKFVRIHFGPTGKLASADIDIYLLEKSRVVFQQPGERSYHIYYQILSHKKPELQDMLLISTNPFDYHFCSQGVTTVENMNDEEELLATDHAMDSLCFTPEEKYGCYKIVGAIMHFGNMKFKTVQREEQAEADGTESADKASYLMGISSADLVKGLLHPRVKVGNEYIIKGQTVEQVNYSVGALAKSTYDRMFKWMVGRINKSLYTSLPRQFFIGVLDIAGFEIFEFNNFEQLCINFTNEKLQQYFNHHMFILEQEEYKREGIEWTFIDFGLDLQACINLIEKSMGILSILEEDCMFPKATDISFKTKLYDNHVGKSPNFLKPRPDKKRKYETHFELVHYAGVVPYNISGWLDKNKDPLNETIVTCFQKSSNKLFASLFENFISSDAAADPKTEAKGKRRKGASFQTVSQLHKENLNKLMANLRSTQPHFVRCIIPNESKTPGGMDPFQVLHQLRCNGVLEGIRICRKGFPNRILYAEFKQRYRILNPMAIPEDSFVDSRKAVEKLLGSLDIDHTQYKFGNTKVFFKAGLLGLLEDMRDERLSEILTMLQAMLRGKLMRMERRKMMHEREALEVIQWNIRAFAAVKNWPWMMLFFKLRPLLRSATAEKELAALKEEFAKLKEAFDKSEAKRKEVEERQVALIQEKNDLALQLQAEQDNLADAEDRCDLLIKAKLQLEAKVKELMERLEDEEEMNASLTAKKRKLEEECAELKKDIDDLEITLAKVEKERHATENKVKNLMEEMGVLDESILSLTKEKAALQEAHQQALTDLQVEEDKVNMLSKAKVKLEQQVDDLEGSLEQEKKVRMDLERVKRKLEGDLKLSMESVMDLENDKQQLEEKLKKKDFEMSQFSSKVEDEQALVIQLQKKIKELQTRIEEVEEELEAERVWRTKAEKQRGDVSRELEELSERLEEAGGASAAQIAMNKKREQDFLKMRRDLEEAGLHHEATATALRRKHADSVAELGEQIDMLQRVKQKLEKEKAEYRMEAEDLASNLEHLSKAKATTEKMCHLYEDQMNEARAKAEELQRQLTDISNQRACAVTESSEYSRRLEEREAMVSQLQRTKISFSQNTEELKKQLEEENKAKNALANALQSSRHDCDLLREQYEEEQEAKSELQQALARANAEVAQWRTKYEIDAIQRTEELEEAKKKLAVRLQNTEEAVEATHAKCSSLEKTKHHLQTEIEDLIVDLERSNAAALALDKRQRNFDKVLSEWRQKYEDCQSALESSQKESRSLSTELFKLKNSYEEAIDHLETIKRENKNLQEEIADLADQISQGGKTIHELERMKKVLDVEKSDIKAALEEAEGTLEYEESKTLRVQLELNQFKSEVDRKIAEKDEEIDNLRRNHQRSLESLQTTLEAEARSRNEAVRLKKKMEGDMNEMEVQLNHANRHAAESQRLLHQLQGQTKDLQLELDDRIHQNKELKEQWGLTERRNNLLVAEVEELCTVVEQTDRGRKMAEHELLEATERVNLLHAQNTSLINHKKKLESDLSMMAGEVDEAGQECRNTEEKAKKAITDAAMMAEELKKEQDTSSHLERMKKNMEQTIKDLQLRLDEAEQIALKGGKKLIQKLEIRVRDLESELLCEQKKSEEFQKGVRRYERRVKELSYQTEEDRKTLLRMQELIDKLQAKVKSYKRQAEEAEEQVNYNATKYRKKVHELDNAEERADMAETQVNTLRVTVRTRDPGPAKIAE; encoded by the exons ATGGAGGCTTTTGGTAATGCCAAAACACTGAGGAACGACAACTCCTCCCGATTT GGCAAGTTCGTCAGGATCCACTTTGGTCCTACAGGGAAACTGGCCTCTGCTGATATTGACATAT ATCTTCTGGAGAAGTCCAGAGTGGTCTTTCAGCAGCCTGGAGAGAGGAGCTACCATATCTACTACCAGATATTATCTCACAAGAAACCAGAGCTTCAAG ACATGTTGTTGATTTCCACCAATCCCTTCGACTACCACTTTTGCTCCCAGGGTGTGACAACAGTGGAGAACATGAATGACGAAGAGGAACTGTTGGCCACAGAT CATGCTATGGACAGTCTGTGCTTCACTCCTGAGGAGAAGTATGGCTGCTATAAAATAGTGGGGGCCATCATGCACTTTGGCAACATGAAGTTCAAGACGGTTCAGAGAGAGGAGCAAGCAGAAGCTGACGGCACTGAAA GTGCTGACAAAGCCTCCTACCTGATGGGAATCAGTTCAGCTGACCTCGTCAAAGGACTGCTGCACCCTCGGGTCAAAGTGGGGAACGAGTACATCATCAAGGGCCAGACTGTTGAGCAG GTGAACTATTCAGTTGGAGCTCTAGCCAAATCCACCTACGACCGCATGTTCAAGTGGATGGTGGGCCGGATCAACAAGAGCCTCTACACGTCCCTGCCTCGCCAGTTCTTCATCGGTGTGCTGGACATTGCAGGGTTTGAGATCTTCGAG TTCAACAACTTTGAGCAGCTGTGCATCAACTTTACCAATGAGAAACTGCAACAGTATTTCAACCACCACATGTTCATCCTGGAGCAGGAGGAGTATAAGAGGGAGGGTATTGAGTGGACCTTCATCGACTTTGGCCTGGATCTACAAGCCTGTATCAACCTCATAGAGAAG TCCATGGGCATACTGTCCATCCTGGAGGAAGATTGCATGTTTCCAAAGGCCACTGATATCAGCTTTAAGACCAAGCTGTATGACAACCATGTGGGCAAGTCTCCCAACTTCCTCAAGCCACGGCCTGACAAGAAACGCAAATATGAGACCCACTTTGAGCTGGTGCACTATGCTGGAGTG gTACCATACAACATCAGTGGATGGCTGGACAAAAACAAAGACCCCTTAAATGAGACAATAGTTACCTGTTTCCAGAAGTCATCTAATAAACTGTTCGCAAGCCTCTTTGAGAACTTCATCAGTAGTGATGCAG CTGCTGATCCAAAGACCGAGGCCAAAGGGAAGAGGAGGAAAGGGGCCTCCTTCCAGACTGTGTCACAGCTTCACAAG GAAAATCTGAACAAACTGATGGCCAACCTacgcagcacccagcctcacttTGTGCGTTGCATTATCCCGAATGAGTCAAAGACTCCAG GGGGCATGGACCCATTCCAGGTCCTCCACCAGTTGCGGTGTAACGGAGTACTGGAGGGAATCCGTATCTGTAGGAAGGGCTTCCCTAACCGGATCCTATATGCAGAGTTCAAACAACG CTATCGTATCCTGAACCCCATGGCGATCCCAGAGGACTCCTTTGTGGACAGCAGGAAGGCTGTGGAGAAGCTGCTGGGCTCCCTGGACATCGACCACACCCAGTacaagtttggaaacaccaag GTGTTTTTCAAGGCAGGGCTGCTGGGCCTGCTGGAGGACATGAGGGATGAAAGGCTGTCGGAGATCCTTACCATGCTGCAGGCTATGCTTCGGGGCAAACTCATGAGGATGGAGAGACGCAAGATGATGCACGAGAG AGAGGCTCTAGAGGTGATCCAGTGGAACATCCGGGCGTTTGCAGCGGTGAAGAACTGGCCATGGATGATGCTGTTCTTCAAGCTCAGGCCTCTCCTGAGGAGTGCCACGGCCGAGAAGGAGCTGGCCGCCCTCAAGGAGGAGTTTGCCAAGCTGAAGGAGGCGTTTGACAAGTCGGAGGCCAAGCgcaaggaggtggaggagaggcagGTGGCCCTGATCCAGGAGAAGAATGACCTGGCCCTGCAGCTGCAGGCA gAGCAGGACAACCTAGCGGATGCAGAGGACCGCTGTGACCTGCTGATCAAGGCCAAACTGCAGCTGGAGGCCAAGGTCAAAGAACTGATGGAGAGactggaggatgaggaggagatgaACGCCAGCCTGACTGCCAAGAAACGCAAGCTGGAGGAGGAGTGTGCAGAGCTGAAGAAGGATATCGACGACCTGGAGATCACCCTGGCcaaggtggagaaggagagacatgCCACGGAGAACAAG GTGAAGAACCTGATGGAGGAGATGGGTGTTCTGGACGAGTCCATCCTGAGCCTGACCAAAGAGAAGGCGGCTCTGCAGGAGGCCCACCAGCAGGCCCTGACTGACCTGCAGGTCGAGGAGGACAAGGTCAACATGCTGAGCAAGGCCAAGGTCAAGCTGGAGCAGCAAGTGGACGAT tTGGAAGGTTCCTTGGAGCAGGAGAAGAAGGTGCGTATGGATCTGGAGCGGGTCAAGCGTAAGCTGGAGGGGGATCTGAAGCTGTCCATGGAGTCTGTCATGGACCTGGAGAATGACAAGCAGCAGCTGGAGGAGAAACTCAAGAA AAAAGACTTTGAAATGAGTCAGTTCAGTTCGAAGGTGGAAGATGAGCAAGCCCTAGTCATTCAACTCCAAAAGAAAATAAAGGAATTGCAA aCTCGTAtcgaggaggtggaggaggagttgGAGGCGGAGAGAGTGTGGAGGACCAAGGCAGAGAAGCAGCGTGGCGACGTGTCCCGGGAGCTGGAGGAACTGAGTGAGAGACTGGAGGAGGCGGGCGGGGCCTCGGCCGCCCAGATCGCCATGAACAAGAAGCGCGAGCAGGACTTCCTGAAGATGCGGAGAGACTTGGAGGAGGCGGGGCTTCACCACGAGGCCACAGCGACCGCCCTGAGGAGGAAGCACGCTGACAGCGTGGCGGAGCTGGGCGAGCAGATTGATATGCTACAGCGCGTCAAACAGAAGCTGGAGAAGGAGAAGGCGGAGTACAGGATGGAAGCAGAGGACCTGGCCTCTAACCTGGAGCACCTCTCCAAGGccaag GCTACCACAGAGAAGATGTGTCATCTGTATGAGGACCAGATGAACGAGGCCCGGGCCAAAGCAGAGGAGCTCCAGAGACAGCTGACTGACATCAGCAACCAGAGAGCCTGCGCTGTCACAGAGAGCT ctgagtACAGCCGTAGGCTGGAGGAGCGGGAGGCTATGGTCAGTCAGCTACAGCGCACCAAGATCTCCTTCAGCCAGAACACTGAGGAACTAAAGAAACAGCTGGAGGAGGAGAACAAG GCTAAGAATGCCCTGGCCAATGCCCTCCAGTCCTCCAGACATGACTGTGACCTGCTGAGGGAGCAGtatgaggaggagcaggaggccaAGTCTGAGCTGCAGCAGGCCCTAGCCAGGGCCAACGCTGAGGTGGCTCAGTGGAGGACCAAGTATGAGATCGATGCCATCCAGAGGACTGAGGAGCTGGAGGAAGCCAA GAAGAAGCTGGCGGTGCGTCTGCAGAACACTGAAGAGGCAGTGGAGGCAACTCATGCTAAATGCTCCTCTCTGGAGAAGACCAAGCACCATCTGCAGACAGAGATCGAAGACCTGATTGTGGACCTGGAGCGCTCCAATGCTGCTGCCCTTGCCCTGGACAAGAGACAACGCAACTTTGACAAG GTGCTGTCAGAGTGGAGGCAGAAGTATGAGGATTGCCAGTCGGCACTGGAGAGCTCTCAGAAGGAGTCTCGCAGCCTGAGCACTGAACTCTTCAAGCTGAAGAACTCCTACGAGGAGGCCATAGACCACCTGGAGACAATCAAACGGGAAAACAAGAACCTGCAAG AGGAGATAGCTGACCTAGCTGACCAGATCAGCCAGGGTGGGAAGACCATCCACGAGCTGGAAAGGATGAAGAAGGTTCTGGATGTCGAGAAGAGTGACATCAAGGCTGCTCTGGAGGAAGCTGAG GGCACCCTTGAGTATGAGGAGAGCAAGACCCTACGTGTCCAACTGGAGCTGAACCAGTTCAAGTCTGAGGTCGACAGGAAGATAGCCGAAAAGGACGAGGAAATTGATAACCTCCG CCGGAACCACCAGCGCTCCCTGGAGTCCCTGCAGACAACCCTGGAGGCTGAGGCCAGGTCCAGGAACGAGGCGGTACGGCTGaagaagaagatggagggagacatgaACGAGATGGAGGTCCAGCTGAACCATGCCAACCGCCATGCTGCCGAGTCCCAGAGACTACTTCACCAGCTGCAGGGCCAGACCAAG GACCTCCAGTTGGAGCTGGACGACCGCATCCACCAGAATAAGGAGCTGAAGGAGCAGTGGGGCCTGACGGAGCGCAGGAACAACCTGCTGGTGGCCGAGGTGGAGGAGCTATGCACAGTGGTGGAGCAGACCGACCGCGGACGCAAGATGGCCGAACATGAGCTGCTGGAGGCCACTGAGAGAGTCAACCTGCTGCATGCCCAG AACACAAGCCTGATCAATCATAAGAAGAAGCTGGAGAGTGACCTGTCCATGATGGCTGGGGAGGTGGACGAGGCAGGACAGGAGTGCCGTAATACAGAGGAAAAGGCCAAGAAGGCCATCACAGAT GCAGCCATGATGGCAGAGGAGCTGAAGAAGGAGCAGGACACCAGCTCTCACCTGGAGAGGATGAAGAAGAACATGGAGCAGACCATCAAGGACCTACAGCTCCGGCTGGACGAGGCCGAGCAGATTGCCCTCAAAGGAGGGAAGAAACTGATCCAGAAGCTGGAGATCAGG GTGAGGGATCTGGAGAGTGAGCTGTTGTGTGAGCAGAAGAAGAGCGAAGAGTTTCAGAAGGGAGTACGCAGATATGAGAGAAGGGTTAAGGAGCTCTCCTACCAG ACTGAGGAGGACAGGAAGACCCTGCTGAGGATGCAAGAGCTCATTgacaagctgcaggctaaggtcaAGAGCTACAAGAGGCAGGCTGAGGAGGCG GAGGAGCAGGTGAACTATAACGCCACGAAGTACAGGAAGAAGGTTCATGAGCTGGATAATGCCGAGGAGAGGGCAGACATGGCTGAGACTCAGGTCAACACACTGCGTGTGACTGTGCGCACCCGGGACCCAGGGCCAGCCAAG ATTGCAGAATGA